The following DNA comes from Candidatus Eremiobacteraceae bacterium.
CGATTTCCAGGCGCGGCGCGCGGGCATCCGCTTTCGCCCAGCGCCAAAAGCCAAACCGGAATTCGTGCACACGCTCAACGGCTCAGCGCTCGCTGTCGGGCGCACGCTGGTCGCGGTGCTCGAGAATTATCAGGAAGAGGACGGCTCGGTGCGCATCCCACGCATACTGCAGCCCTATATGGGCGGCACCGAGCGGATCGGTTGAGGTCTAGGCGGCTTCTGGTTTGAGTCCGGCTTGCAGTTGAGAGCGCAGCTCGGGGCTGTCTTGGTGTCCGTGCGCTGAGACCGCGTGTGAGACTGCCGCTTTGAGCACTTCATCGGGTCTGCCTGAGATGTAGAGCGTGCAGCCGCTGTCGCTGGGCATCTCGGCGCAGTCGATGAAGACGCGGGTGGAGGTGCTGGCCATAGGTGTCTCCTCGGTGATCGGGCGGTATGAGATCGGCGGCCTTGTCTGCCGGTCCGCCGGGTTGCCGCTATAGGACGGCCGCCGCGCCAAGTCCTCCGAACGCCCGTACCAGGCGGGGAGGTCGCGCGGCTGAGCGCAAACCTTGTCCCATGAAACATGCTAGCGCACTCGACGGCGTGACGGTCAAAGCGCCGCGCGTCGCGCGTCAAGACGAGATCCTGACCCCGGACTCCCTTGCCTTCGTCGCGGCACTTGCGCGCGAATTCGAGCCGCGACGGCGGCAGCTGCTGAGCGCGCGCGCGGAGCGGCAAGCGCAGTTCGACGCGGGCGTGCTGCCTGATTTCTTGAGCTCGACCAAAGCCGTGCGCGATGGAGAGTGGAAAGGTCCGTCGATCCCGGCAGACCTGCGCGACCGCCGGGTCGAGATCACCGGTCCGACCGACCGCAAGATGATGATCAACGCGCTCAACTCGGGCGCGAGCGCGTTCATGGCCGACTTCGAAGACTCGAACACGCCGACGTGGGAGAACCTCATCGGCGGACACGGCAATCTCATCGACGCCATCGAGCGCACCATCACGCTTGAGACGCCTGAGAAGACGTATCGGCTGATCGAGCGCCCGGCGGTGCTGCTGGTGCGTCCGCGCGGCTGGCATCTTCCCGAACGCCACGTGACGATCGACGGCTCGCCGATGTCCGGCAGCCTCTTCGACTTCGGCCTGTACTTCTTCCACAACGCGCAGCGCCTGCTCGCGCGCGGCAGCGGGCCGTACTTCTACCTTCCCAAACTCGAAAACCATCTCGAAGCGCGCCTGTGGAACGACGTGTTCAATTTCGCGCAGGACGCGCTGCACGTGCCGCGCGGCACGATCCGCGCGACCGTGCTCATCGAGACCATTTTGGCCGCGTTCGAGATGGACGAGATCCTGTACGAGCTGCGCGAGCACTCCGCCGGACTCAACGCGGGGCGCTGGGACTACATGTTCAGCATCATAAAGAAGTTTCGCAATCGCGCTGACTTCGTGCTGCCCGACCGCGCGCAAGTCACGATGACCGTGCCCTTCATGCGCGCCTACACCGAGCTGCTCGTGAAGACGTGCCATCGCCGCAACGTTCACGCGATGGGCGGCATGGCGGCGTTCATCCCAAGCCGGCGCGACCCGCAGGTCAACGAGGCGGCGCTCGCACGCGTGCGCGAGGACAAACAGCGAGAATCTGCCGACGGCTTTGACGGCACGTGGGTAGCTCACCCGGACCTGGTGCCGGTGGCCCGCGCGGAATTCGATACGGTGCTTGGCGACCGTCCGAACCAGATCGAGCGGCAGCGGCCCGAGGTATCGGTCACCGCAGCGCAGTTGCTCGACGTGCGCGTCCCGGGCGGCACGATCACTAAAGCCGGAGTGCGCGGCAACGTCAGCGTCGGGCTGCGCTATCTCGAATCATGGCTGCGCGGCACCGGCGCGGCGGGCATCAACAATCTCATGGAGGACGTCGCGACCGCCGAGATCGCGCGTTCGCAGATCTGGCAGTGGGTGCGCCATGGATCGCGCCTCGATGACGGCGAGGAGGCGAGCAAGAGCATGGTTCGCGCGCTCGAAGAAGACGAGCTCGCTGCCGCGCGCGGCGCGATGGACGACAAGTCGTTCTCGCACAGCCGCTTCAAGGACGCGCGCGAGATATTCGACCGCGTCGCGCTCTCCGCGGACTTCATCGAGTTCCTGACGCTGCCGGCCTACGAACTCCTGGACTGACCTGCGCGCGGGTGGTCAGTAGAGCACGCGCACCGAGTACTCCAGCGTCGTCTTGCCGTTGGCCGGGACCGTCATCGTCCAGGTCGCGGTCGCGCTCGATGTCTTCACGTGCGGCGCGTTCTCGGCGATGATCGTCCAATCGCCAGGCATCGGCTCGACGACCTTGAGCGTGACCGGCGTGTCCTTGGCGTTGCGCATCTCGATGGAGTACGAGCTCTCGTACTGATAGCGGTCGTTGAACGGCCCGACGCGCTTGAAATCGGTCTGCTTTTTCGTCGCGGTGACGTCGAACGATTCGCCGAGCAGCAAGCGGATGCGCTCCTTGCGCGCCGTGTGATCGATGCTATCCTCGCCGACGAATTGCGCGTTGCCGGACGAGTCCTTCTTATAGATGCGCACGACGCCCTTAGGCAGCGGCACGCCTAAGCCACCGCCGTCATTGCTGAACTCCAAATAGATCTGCGGCTTGAGACGTTGGCCCAAGTCGCTTGTCGCCTGCGTATAGTAGTAGTCTTCGCCGCGCAGTTCGAGCGACTTGGTCACCGGAATGGCAGAGGCCGAGAGCATCGCGACCTGTTTGGTCTGCTTGTCGGCGATCGTGGTGGGCCGGCCGAGCGTGTACAGATGATATTCGAACAGGGTCTGCTGGCTCATGGGTTCGTTGGCCGCTCGTACTGACACGGCGGCGAGCGTGCGGATCTGGTCCGTGTTCTGGGCGCGATTGACCGAGCCGGCCACCAGCTGCATC
Coding sequences within:
- a CDS encoding DUF1059 domain-containing protein, whose product is MASTSTRVFIDCAEMPSDSGCTLYISGRPDEVLKAAVSHAVSAHGHQDSPELRSQLQAGLKPEAA
- the aceB gene encoding malate synthase A; amino-acid sequence: MKHASALDGVTVKAPRVARQDEILTPDSLAFVAALAREFEPRRRQLLSARAERQAQFDAGVLPDFLSSTKAVRDGEWKGPSIPADLRDRRVEITGPTDRKMMINALNSGASAFMADFEDSNTPTWENLIGGHGNLIDAIERTITLETPEKTYRLIERPAVLLVRPRGWHLPERHVTIDGSPMSGSLFDFGLYFFHNAQRLLARGSGPYFYLPKLENHLEARLWNDVFNFAQDALHVPRGTIRATVLIETILAAFEMDEILYELREHSAGLNAGRWDYMFSIIKKFRNRADFVLPDRAQVTMTVPFMRAYTELLVKTCHRRNVHAMGGMAAFIPSRRDPQVNEAALARVREDKQRESADGFDGTWVAHPDLVPVARAEFDTVLGDRPNQIERQRPEVSVTAAQLLDVRVPGGTITKAGVRGNVSVGLRYLESWLRGTGAAGINNLMEDVATAEIARSQIWQWVRHGSRLDDGEEASKSMVRALEEDELAAARGAMDDKSFSHSRFKDAREIFDRVALSADFIEFLTLPAYELLD
- a CDS encoding DUF4139 domain-containing protein, coding for MSTHAGWHHRVGALFITLCLLAPTGRVALADPGERTSTLADQQAVSVTIYNDNLALVRDERRMSLPKGTQRLALRDVSAQIDPTTALFHSLTSSGAVSVIEQNFNFDLLSPETLLDKYVGKDVTVIHTNPRTGAETREQAKVLSVNNGVVLQYSNRIETGIDGRLSFPSIPSNLRDRPTLVTDINNTYEGDQSLELDYLTGGLSWHADYVGVLNGDDTRLDLNGLVTLTNTSGTSYDNAKMQLVAGSVNRAQNTDQIRTLAAVSVRAANEPMSQQTLFEYHLYTLGRPTTIADKQTKQVAMLSASAIPVTKSLELRGEDYYYTQATSDLGQRLKPQIYLEFSNDGGGLGVPLPKGVVRIYKKDSSGNAQFVGEDSIDHTARKERIRLLLGESFDVTATKKQTDFKRVGPFNDRYQYESSYSIEMRNAKDTPVTLKVVEPMPGDWTIIAENAPHVKTSSATATWTMTVPANGKTTLEYSVRVLY